From Aspergillus luchuensis IFO 4308 DNA, chromosome 2, nearly complete sequence:
GAAATCTGCAACCCTGCCTGCCTCATGGCCCAAACTGCATCAATCCAGCAAAATAGCCTTTGTCACGCGTAGTAAATAAAGTGCGTCAGCAAAGAGCATTATCAATCAACGTATACAACATTGACTCACCTCACATCAGCAAACGGCGTTCGGCCTCGGCCTTCGGACAAGGCTTATCCGACCACCAGAACCATAACATATCAAACAGCCCTCTGAATCGCATAAATACCCATACACCCCGTAGAACCGTACCACGAATGTAGcacagagaaaaagaaaaccccaTCCACCTACTACCCCTATTACCTCCaccaaaaagagaaagaaggaactgGGATTGATCATCATGCCCCCCTCCATCGGCCTCATAATCTGCAGCCAGCGCACTCCTCGCGCAGGCCCCCAGATCGGCACATTCATCCACAACGCCATCCGTGAATCCTACCCCGCTGAAAAAACCACCATTACGACCATCGACCTGGCAGAATGGAATCTTCCACTCTACAATGAGTCAGGGATGCCATCGCGCTTCAGCTCAGCAGATGAGTACGAGCACGAGCACACCAAGGCCTGGTCACGGGAGATATCGCGCCACGAGGCGTTTATTTTCGTCACACCGCAGTATAACTGGGGGTATCCGGCGAGTGTGAAGAATGCGATTGATTACTTGTTTCATgagtggaaggggaagccggcgttggtggtgagtTATGGGGGGcatgggggtgggaaggcGGCGGAGCAGCTGAGGCAGGTGTTGCAgggggtgaggatgaggccgTTGGAGAGGATGATCGGGTTGAAGTTtccggagatgaaggaggttgaGAGGGCGGCTAGAGGGGAGGATTTGGGAttggatggggaaggggggtattgggttggggagagggaggggattcAGGCTGCTTTTGGGGAGTTGATTGCTGCgctggagggggagaaggaataGATGGGGTGTTttgtgcttgcttgctaTAGAATGTGGCTTATGTGATTCAGTTAGTAATCGATCATTACCCTGAGGCTGGGATAGAAGACTGGCGCAAGAAGATACTGTCACAAGTTCATGATACTATCTGGGTGTTGCCATGTGATGCCAACCCGGCCATATACCTGAAGTAGATGATCAGATGCACATTAATGTTGTACAGACAACCCCCATATCTACCCCGTAGTTATGGTAAAAACCCGCAACCACATTATGATCCATGATCACCCAgagaaattagatatttgTGTCGAAGTTGAAGTCAGGCGAAGGTGTCTTGTCAAATAGTGTCCACAAACAGATAGATGCAGGAACTGCGCACCCCTGCGTACTTCTACACCCATGGACATCTCATGAGTGAAGCATATGATTCCCTGTTTGTCATGAGGACGCCGGGGTGGATCATCACATACTATCCAACTGGACTATTGTCCAAATCGGTGTATAAGTAAGCGTATTAAGAGCCTTACAGTGGTGCAGCACACTCCCCCAGCCACTATACGCTTGAGATGACCAATTATACATACTACCCAGTCATCGACACATCCACTTATAAAAACTACTGTTATATGATCAACCGTGTCTGATGGTCCACCTCTTTATTCCACTCTGCTCACTCGTAGCCCTACTACCAGCGGCTGCTCCCCTCGAAACCATAACCTGCGACATCTGCATCCTCGGAGGCGGAAGCTCAGGAACATACAGCGCCATCCAACTAAAAGATGCCGGGAAGCACGTGGTAGTAATAGAGCCCAACAACCGGCTTGGAGGACACGCAGAGACACTATACTTACCAGATGGCAATTACGTCGACTACGGCGTCGAAGGTGTCTTCAACAACGAGCTCTCACGCAACTATTTCCGCCGACTAGGGGTAGACTGGAAGCCACTACTCCCACTGAACAAACGAACCGACTTCGTTGACTTCTCAACTGGCGAACGTGTCGACCCGCCAGCAGGAATCTTACAAGCCCTGGTATCGACATTCCTTTACCGCTCATCCATAAAGCACTGGACGTTCCTCACAAGAGGGGTATACGACCTTCCCGACCCCGTACCAGAAGACCTCCTCCGTCCGTTTCGCGGATTTGTCGAGGAACATTCCCTCGAAGCTGCCCTGCATGTGgtgttccttttctcccaGAATGTAGGAAACCTTCTCGACATGCCCACTCTCTATGCGATCCAAAACTTCGGAGTCCCCCACGTTGACGCTCTCGTCCATGGATACATCACACCGAAAAACGGCATGTATGAACTGTACAGACAAGCAACGGAAACGCTCGGTTCTGACGTGCTGTTCCAGACAAACGTGGTTGCAACAAACCGGTCCGATTCCGGGGTGGAAGTAATAGTTCAACATGCGAACGGGACTCGAAAACTCATCAAAGCCAGAAACCTGCTCATAACCTTCCCTCCGCTCATGCAAAAACTTCAAGGCTTCGATTTGGATAAAGCAGAAACAAACCTGTTCCGAAAATGGTTCTGGAGAACATACTACGTCGCCGTGGTCAATAATACCGGTATCCCAGACAAGTTATGGGTCACTAATACCGATCCCACCAACGGACTGGGTGCTTTACCTCGCATGCCATTCGACTTTCTAATACAGTATATGGGAGCGCCGGGACATTCAACGAGCAAGTTAGTCGGCGATATGAACTTCACCGCGGAAGACGCGAGAGACCTTATCGCGGCGGATTTTGCGCGGATGAAAGCCAAGGGGACGTTTCCGATCGAGGATCCTCAGATTGTGGTGTTTGGGGATAGTTCGCCGGAGACGTTGATGGTGTCACCGGAGGAGATCCGTAATGGATTTTATCGCAAGTTGTACGCGTTGCAGGGGCGGAGGAGTACGTATTATACGGGATTGACGTTTTGTTCGGATTTTTCGTCGTTGATATGGGCGTATACTGAAACGGTTTTGGAGAGTATGAATTGGGATGTGTAGGATTATGCTCGTATATATTATGCTATGTTATATGAAGGTTTTCCAATTTATTTCTGCATCTAAGTAGTGATATTTCCATccctaattattataatctacaCTACTCTATAAATAGATATCACCAACGGAAAGTACTTTCTTCTATAAGCAAATCATATAAACTATATCATAAGAACCTCTACTATACCCCCATGACGTCGACAAACCCGCCACAAACACCAAGCAAGTAATTCCAGCGCGGGGAAGCCAAACCCAACTCAATTGAAAACTGCACACTGTATCAAGAAGTTACCCACCAGACACTAATTCTAGCACAGCATACTGTGTATCACCCACCGCAACGCCACCAATATGACCAGTGGCCTGACACATAGACCTGACACATTTGATCGTCCCATATCTTACCTGGAATATCTACTACTTGTATCCCAAGTACGTACACAACTCACGCACCAATGGCACGCCCAGTCTAGTTCTACCTAGTCTAGACCTCACTCCGAAATACCGCACTACGTCACCCCACCCATAACCTgtcaagtaagtaagtagtagtagtagtgctacTGCTCAGCTAGCCAGCCCTCGCCAATCCCCAAACCAAGATTAAGCGACAACCCACACCCAATGAATGTAGCAGATCGAAAGGGGTGACGATAGCGGGCGGGCCAAGCATTGAATTCGTCGGGCTGGTTGGCTGGCGGGGGGGACGGGATGATGGATGCCCGTCCCGCCGCCCGAGAGCTAAGCTAAGCTACTAAGTAGTGGCTTGCACGTGGGGAAAGTCTGTCTCCCGCTTGGCTTATCGCTTGGATTTGGATGGTTGCGATCGGCAAGAGATAAGTTAGTAAGTACCTATAGTTGGTTGATGTGTCGATTTTGGACTTGTCTTATCTATTGGTGGGTGTGTGAGTGAATAGTGGCTGGcgtgattatgatgatgatgatgatgatgatgagttaGGGTGGGGTGGTACATACCCTAGGtactaggtagtagtagtataaagGAGGGGGTTTgtgttcccttccccttcgctGTAAACAGCAATTGAATCCCActacacacatacaccagAACATTCTCCAAAACAGACCGTCTAAAGGACAGACATCCTTCATATCAACTCCCAACAAAATGACCATCCCCCACTACGGCGTCTGGATCGCCCAACCCACGCGCTACACCGCCCaaaccgaagaagaagatcccaaGTCGCCTCACATCTACCTCTACTTCAAagactcctcttcctcttcctcctcaagcAAAGACTACGAAGCAGCCATCAACGTCAAATCCACCGGCAAGGACTCCCGTCTAGTCTACTGGTTCGACCGAAACTTCACACACCCAATCACGGAGCAGCTATCCACTCTCGACGAGGGCTTCCATCTGCTAAAATCCTATTCCCACCGCAGTCGTCGACACCAGgaatcctcctccaagctGCGGGGTCTGGACTTCCTGCGCACCAAGGGCCTGGTGAATATCGAGGCCGGCGCTGTTCTGTCTGAGGCTGATACGGGACCGCATAATGCTGTGCTTGAGGCCTTGGAACCTATTTTGAATGATGCGATTGGGAAGAAGGCGACGGTGTATATCTTTGGGTCGTCGTATGGGTCCGGGATTCATGATGTGCATATGAATCAGGGGAGTGCGCCGTCGTATGAGAATGGGATTTATGAGGATGGGGCACTGTTGTTTAGTTTTGAGGATGGGCATTGGGAGGCGGTGTTTTTGGCGTTTGCGTCGCAGGAGATTCCGACGGATGATAAGggcgaggcggaggaggggagtaAGTCGTTGGCTAGTATTTTGGGGCAGTAGatgtgatgttgatgttgttgtgtaTGTAGTCTGAAGGGGAGTGCCATTCGGTACTAGGTTCGTGGTTTCGAAATATGATAGTGATGAATACGTATTACTATGATAGCTTCAAGTATCATTTATTTGAAAGGTGTCCAGGGTCTATGTACAGACTATTTCTTCAAGTTAAGCCTTCTTCACCCACAACATTTGAGACTGGGTATAACTCTTCAGCCCCTCCAGACCCCATTCGCGACCGTTTCCACTCGCCTTCATACCACCAAATGGAATATTCGGTGCAACCTGGAAGTGGGAATTGATCCACACCGACCCGGACTCCAACTGAGTACCGATACGTTGCGCGCGATCCACATCCTTGCTCCACACCGAGGCACCCAGGCCCGTATCGGTGTCATTGGCGCGAGCAATaacctcgtcttcgtcggacCATTTCATCAACGGGAGAATAGGACCAAAAGGCTCCTCTTGCACCACTCTGGAGTTGTCGGGAGGGTTGTCGATAATAGTAGGGGTAACAAAGTAGCCCTCGGATTCAGTGATAGATCCTCCAAGGGCTGGTTTGAGGTTCTCTGTTTGaatagaagagaagagatcCTTGAGCTTCCCGTATTGCATTTCATTCTGTACAGGGCCAAAGAATACGTCGGGTTCAGTGCCATTTCCGACCTTGAGGTTCTTAGTGAAGTTGACAAAGGCCTCAAGGAATTTGTCGTAGATCTTTTCGTGGACGTAGAGACGCTTGATCATCATGCAGACCTGTGCCGAAACGAGGAAACTCAATGTGGCAATCTAATCTCGGTTAGCCTTCAATGGATTCTGCCTGATAAGAAGACGAACATACCTGCGGAACGACCTGCTCAATGTCCACATCCTCACAAACAATAGCAGGATCATTTCCTCCCAACTCCAAGGTAACGGATTTCAAGGTATCCGCACAATGGCGCATAATCCTCTTTCCAGTCTCCGTTGATCCCGTGAAGCTGATCTTGTTGATTCCCGGATGCGCCGTCATCAATGGCCCAATGttcccatcatcactcaATACCTGTACCACACCGGGCGGGAAGATTTTCGCCGCCAACTCCCCAATCTTCAACGCGCAGTACGGTGTAAAGGGTGATGGTTTAATAATGATACAGTTGCCTGTATAAACGGCCGGGGCAATTTTCCCTACCGCTAGCAGCAGGGGAAAGTTCCACGGCACGATGCCTGCAACCACACCCATGGGTGTAAAGCGTTGAATGACGCGCTGGTCATCAGTATCTTGGAGCACTTCATCGCTGAGTTCGAGTTGCGGAATTTGTTTGCACCATGTTCCGGACATGCTAACTTCGATGGCTGCTTGGCCGTGCGGCTTGCCCTGTTCTTGAACCAGGAGAGCCGTGAGCTCCTCAGCGTGTAGATCAATGGCCTCACCTAGGGCGACAACCTTGCTACGGCGCTCGGAGGGGCTCAGTTTGGACCAAGTTTTGAAAGCGTTCCGGGCGCTATCTACAGCACGGTTCAAGTCTGACGCAGTGGAGACGGGGACGGGTGGATTGGGCTTGCGCGTGGCCGGATTGAGGCTGTGGCgggttgctgctgtggtTGTGAGTTCATTGTTGATAGTGTTGTAGAAGGTCTGTAAAGAATTTAGTCATTTTGTGTCGAGGTATTATAGGGGAGATGAAATGGAATCGATACGTACAGTGAAATCGATCTTATCCAAGGAACCCATTTTGATGTGTAAGGTCACGATATAACTTCAGGCAATAGAAATTGACATGCTATTTTtcttgaagagaagagatTTCTCTGTCTTATAAGTTCGAGATATGAGCTAGCTGAGCTAGCATTTGTAGCTTCGTATTTGTatcttggctggctgggttaCCCCTCAAGCAACTCCACCTTCAGCCCCCAGGTGGGGATAAAGTGGGAATTATGGGCCGCATGCCGTCCCGACGAATACGAGAGGCGTATGCCGCGTGACGACGCGTGACGGCTGGAGCACATCACGAAGTGATGCTAGCCTGGGTATCCGTAGTGTAGACTGAATTATGGGCACTTTCTGATCGTCGGGATCAATGGCGTCCCGGGAACGACCCGAAAATAGGGAATACGGGTTTCGCGGGGCCCCGCGCCTCACAGATCACTAAGCTTCCTTTCAACACATCCGGATCGAGATTCGGCTTAGTAGGTAGTCGACGGCAGATCAAATCGGGAGTTGTAATGCCTTACGCCCGAAAGCTAGAGGATAATCGTGAACCCCGCAGGATGGAGATCTGCGAACGGATCAGCATCTGAAGGCTTGGCTGCCTACAGATCCACGTCGCTCTTATCACGCCCGCCAATAAGAGTGTAGTGTTTAAGCAGAGATGTGAGGAGTCACATCAAGTTGTGCTGAGAACGGCCCGTTGATTCGGCGGGGTTTCTATGGGCGACAAGAAGCATAGTAGGTATACTAGCCCGTTGTACGGTGTATGAATACTCCACAAAAGATGTTCGCTTAGCTGTGAGGCTGGCCTAGTGCTTGGCGGCGCATCAATAGCTTGTAATGAAGAGAGTACACATTTGATCGCTAGTGGCGTGCTTAGTAAACCTTAATAAACTCTCCCCGCAGTTCAGAATCCGGGGCCTGCTGCCTATCCCTGGTTTTCGGATATAACCAAGGGCCGGATCCAGAACACGGCAGATGCAGGAGAGCTTATTGGTATATCTCACAGTCGTCATCGGGCTCAGTTTTGGGGTATGTAAAAAGATATGAAGCAAGACTGACACTTAAGTAGAAAGAATGTCCCTGTTTTTTGGCCGAACATGGCTGAATACACCTCCCTTTGGCATTGAGAAACCTCTTTCCTTTAACTCTTACCTAATCAACCGGAATTATGGCTGCGACCGCCACAGCACTGGTGATGAGAGAGGTTAATAGTCCTCTCAGCTTAGAGGACATACACCTGAATGATCTGAGATCTGACGAAGTGCTTGTCGAGATCCATGCGACAGGCATCTGCCATACCGATCTCTCTTGTATGAACGGACATCTACCTGCATCTGCTCCATGTGTATTTGGACACGAAGGTATGCTTGACCCGATTGGTTGCCCGTAACCCGCTAAGAGTCGCCCAGGGGCTGGCGTTGTCGTGAAAAccggcagcagcatcacACATCTCCATGCTGATGACAAGGTGTTATTGAGCTATGCTTTCTGCGGTGATTGTGTGCAATGCACCAGCGAACATCCAGCATATTGCAAACAATGGGTACCGAGCAACTTCGGTCAACAAAGGTCAGACGGGAGCTTtaccctctccttcccgaACGGAGACCCCTTGCGTGGAAATTTCTTCGGTCAGAGTTCCTTTGCTAGTTTGGCCATTGTGCATGCATCATGTGTTGTGAAAGTGGATCCTGAGTGTCCACTGGATAGATTCGCGCCGCTAGGCTGTGGCTTCCAGACTGGGGCAGGTGCAGTTATGAACACACTTGATGTGCAACCCGGAACCAGTTTAGCGGTCTTCGGTGCCGGTTCCGTAGGTATGAGTGCTATCATGGCGGGGAGAATACGTGGTGCAAAAACTATTATCGCCGTTGATCTGAATCAGGATCGACTAGACCTAGCGAAAAAGCTTGGGGCAACACATACAATCAGCGGAGCTGATGAGGACATTGTCAAGCAAATCCAGGCGATCTGTCCACCGCTTGGAGTGCAGTATGCCGTTGACTGTACCGGTGTCCCGGCAGTTGTTGAGAATGCTATCCAGGCGCTCGGAACTCGGGGAAAACTGGCAACTGTTGGTGCTTCAACACCCGGGAAAACAGTCAAGGTCGATCTATTCTCACAACTGGTTTTTGGTCGCCAGTACGTAGGATGCTGTGAGGGAGACGGACAGCCCGAGAAGGTAAAATGCCCCTGCACGATAAGAGACATCAGCATTACTAAGAACACTCTAGTTCCTGCCATACCTCATTGAGCAGAATATCAAAGGTAATTATCCCATCGAGGAACTCATCAAGAACTACCCGGTCGAGAAATACGATGAAGCAATCAGCGACATGAAGACTGGAAAGACCTTGAAGGCAGTGCTACTGTGGAAGTAGGATTCTAGCCTCCGAGAAGTTCCATAGCTGCCAGAATGCAATGACTTAGAACAgttgatgataataatgataGAGTGATGAGTTTGGTGGAGTTGTTGTAACGCGGAGTAAAGAAGCGATGACTGGAACCGTCGAAGAGATCATGGAGCCTGATCATGTGATTCACACATCTACACAGATAAGACGATTGATGAATATACGACCGGTCAGTTTGTTATATCTTCATAAAACGAAACACTTCGTAATCTCATTCTGGTTCCGCATCGCAAAAAACTAGATCTCAAGGTTCTCTCAAGAGAGTAAATCAACATGAAAGCCCTATATCCGCTGTAGATACTTGACTATCTCCAAACgatcttccttcttcgccaagTCCAGGGGAGTATGtccatcctcgtcaatgCTGTCGGGATTGGCCTTGCTCTGTACCAGAAGCTCGACACACGCAAAGTGCCCTTTCTCGGCAGCTGCATGCAATGCAGTTTGACCCCGCTGACAATGGACCGTGAAGTCAGCTCCGTGGAGTAGTAAGTATTGCACGACCTTTATATGACCGCTGGCAGCCGCTTCAAATAACGGGGTGTCGTTTCGGAATCTAGCTCTGGCATTGGGATTGGCTCCTGCTTTGAGAAGCAGTCGCGTTAGTCCATTGTGACCCATCCTGGCAGCGTAATGCAGCGCGGTCATTTCCCAATCATCGGTTGTGGTGTTTGGATCACCTCCCCTTTCAATGAATATCTTCACCAATGGCATATTACCTGCTTTAGCTGCTTCCACCAGCCTTCTTCCGTAGTCTTTCCGGAGGCGAGGGTCAATTGGCTGCTGGGGTGGTCGTGAAACAGGCGGTTTTGGAGAACTGTTTCGATTCGCTCGTTTCTTTTCAAAGTCAACCTTCTTCGGTTGTTGACAAGGCAGCTCAACCGATGCAGGTACAGGTTGAAAGGAACGTGCAGCCTGTGTATAACTTGGCGGAGGCTCGCAAGttattggtggtggttgttgttgttgttggttgaACTGCGGTTTATGGACGGAAACGTTCTGGGGATAATTTCTGACCCCCGGGCTGCCCCCGTGTGCTGGAACACCCAGACAGATATTTTCCGGTACCTCAACCTCAGGAGGGCTGGGTGAAGCCATAGCTATGTGATCGTTGTTAGGACATTCCACAAAGGAAGAGACAAACAAAAGTGTAGATGGGGTACACACCATCTGGGGAGACCGGGCCCTCAATCAGAAGCAATAGGTCTTTTGTGTATGCAGCTGCAGTAAGCGCTGCATATCCCTGCCACAGATCATTCTTATGGGAGTCTGAGTAGTCGCAAATGCCTCGAATGACAAGACACTCGAATGCTTCCTGATAATTTCAAAATTAGCAACAAACATCATGACACTAATCGTGGTACCTCCACCACTTACCAATGCACCCGCTGCTTCCATCTCGAAGCACAGAATGTTATGCTTTTCTCTAAGCCGCTCCCGAAACTTCCCGTTTCTGATGACCTGGTTCCCCGAACCAATAAGTCCGTAGTGAATGCGTGGTTCGTTCGTTTTCCGTGCCCTTCGGCTGATCACCATGCTGTTACTGCAATTGGAGCAATCATCTCCAGACACATGGTCGTAATCCGCACGGTACAGGACATCATTCACCGTACCAGGGTGGGAGAAATCATCCCACATTTTGGGATATTTCTCCAGTGCTTCGTTGACGGCACCCGACAAATCGTTATCGATCATCATGTACCTTGCCCTCATAACGTTAATGGCTGCCAAGGCTTTC
This genomic window contains:
- a CDS encoding flavin-dependent quinone reductase (COG:S;~EggNog:ENOG410PQ9R;~InterPro:IPR005025,IPR029039;~PFAM:PF03358;~go_function: GO:0016491 - oxidoreductase activity [Evidence IEA]), producing MPPSIGLIICSQRTPRAGPQIGTFIHNAIRESYPAEKTTITTIDLAEWNLPLYNESGMPSRFSSADEYEHEHTKAWSREISRHEAFIFVTPQYNWGYPASVKNAIDYLFHEWKGKPALVVSYGGHGGGKAAEQLRQVLQGVRMRPLERMIGLKFPEMKEVERAARGEDLGLDGEGGYWVGEREGIQAAFGELIAALEGEKE
- a CDS encoding uncharacterized protein (COG:S;~EggNog:ENOG410PIV4;~InterPro:IPR002937,IPR036188;~PFAM:PF01593,PF13450;~SECRETED:SignalP(1-20);~go_function: GO:0016491 - oxidoreductase activity [Evidence IEA];~go_process: GO:0055114 - oxidation-reduction process [Evidence IEA]); the protein is MVHLFIPLCSLVALLPAAAPLETITCDICILGGGSSGTYSAIQLKDAGKHVVVIEPNNRLGGHAETLYLPDGNYVDYGVEGVFNNELSRNYFRRLGVDWKPLLPLNKRTDFVDFSTGERVDPPAGILQALVSTFLYRSSIKHWTFLTRGVYDLPDPVPEDLLRPFRGFVEEHSLEAALHVVFLFSQNVGNLLDMPTLYAIQNFGVPHVDALVHGYITPKNGMYELYRQATETLGSDVLFQTNVVATNRSDSGVEVIVQHANGTRKLIKARNLLITFPPLMQKLQGFDLDKAETNLFRKWFWRTYYVAVVNNTGIPDKLWVTNTDPTNGLGALPRMPFDFLIQYMGAPGHSTSKLVGDMNFTAEDARDLIAADFARMKAKGTFPIEDPQIVVFGDSSPETLMVSPEEIRNGFYRKLYALQGRRSTYYTGLTFCSDFSSLIWAYTETVLESMNWDV
- a CDS encoding YukJ family protein (COG:S;~EggNog:ENOG410Q2BE;~InterPro:IPR019268;~PFAM:PF10042), producing the protein MTIPHYGVWIAQPTRYTAQTEEEDPKSPHIYLYFKDSSSSSSSSKDYEAAINVKSTGKDSRLVYWFDRNFTHPITEQLSTLDEGFHLLKSYSHRSRRHQESSSKLRGLDFLRTKGLVNIEAGAVLSEADTGPHNAVLEALEPILNDAIGKKATVYIFGSSYGSGIHDVHMNQGSAPSYENGIYEDGALLFSFEDGHWEAVFLAFASQEIPTDDKGEAEEGSKSLASILGQ
- a CDS encoding aldehyde dehydrogenase family protein (COG:C;~EggNog:ENOG410PFYI;~InterPro:IPR015590,IPR044086,IPR029510,IPR016161, IPR016162,IPR016163;~PFAM:PF00171;~go_function: GO:0016491 - oxidoreductase activity [Evidence IEA];~go_function: GO:0016620 - oxidoreductase activity, acting on the aldehyde or oxo group of donors, NAD or NADP as acceptor [Evidence IEA];~go_process: GO:0055114 - oxidation-reduction process [Evidence IEA]) — protein: MGSLDKIDFTTFYNTINNELTTTAATRHSLNPATRKPNPPVPVSTASDLNRAVDSARNAFKTWSKLSPSERRSKVVALGEAIDLHAEELTALLVQEQGKPHGQAAIEVSMSGTWCKQIPQLELSDEVLQDTDDQRVIQRFTPMGVVAGIVPWNFPLLLAVGKIAPAVYTGNCIIIKPSPFTPYCALKIGELAAKIFPPGVVQVLSDDGNIGPLMTAHPGINKISFTGSTETGKRIMRHCADTLKSVTLELGGNDPAIVCEDVDIEQVVPQIATLSFLVSAQVCMMIKRLYVHEKIYDKFLEAFVNFTKNLKVGNGTEPDVFFGPVQNEMQYGKLKDLFSSIQTENLKPALGGSITESEGYFVTPTIIDNPPDNSRVVQEEPFGPILPLMKWSDEDEVIARANDTDTGLGASVWSKDVDRAQRIGTQLESGSVWINSHFQVAPNIPFGGMKASGNGREWGLEGLKSYTQSQMLWVKKA
- a CDS encoding NAD(P)-dependent alcohol dehydrogenase (COG:Q;~EggNog:ENOG410PHRP;~InterPro:IPR013154,IPR013149,IPR002328,IPR036291, IPR011032,IPR020843;~PFAM:PF00107,PF08240,PF16912;~go_function: GO:0008270 - zinc ion binding [Evidence IEA];~go_function: GO:0016491 - oxidoreductase activity [Evidence IEA];~go_process: GO:0055114 - oxidation-reduction process [Evidence IEA]), whose amino-acid sequence is MAATATALVMREVNSPLSLEDIHLNDLRSDEVLVEIHATGICHTDLSCMNGHLPASAPCVFGHEGAGVVVKTGSSITHLHADDKVLLSYAFCGDCVQCTSEHPAYCKQWVPSNFGQQRSDGSFTLSFPNGDPLRGNFFGQSSFASLAIVHASCVVKVDPECPLDRFAPLGCGFQTGAGAVMNTLDVQPGTSLAVFGAGSVGMSAIMAGRIRGAKTIIAVDLNQDRLDLAKKLGATHTISGADEDIVKQIQAICPPLGVQYAVDCTGVPAVVENAIQALGTRGKLATVGASTPGKTVKVDLFSQLVFGRQYVGCCEGDGQPEKFLPYLIEQNIKGNYPIEELIKNYPVEKYDEAISDMKTGKTLKAVLLWK
- a CDS encoding uncharacterized protein (COG:K;~EggNog:ENOG410PW0Q;~InterPro:IPR000845,IPR035994,IPR002110,IPR036770, IPR020683;~PFAM:PF01048,PF12796,PF00023,PF13857,PF13637, PF13606;~go_function: GO:0003824 - catalytic activity [Evidence IEA];~go_function: GO:0005515 - protein binding [Evidence IEA];~go_process: GO:0009116 - nucleoside metabolic process [Evidence IEA]); this encodes MRAHGPQQSLRCADYRVGWVCALALELTAAKAMLDTGHGRPSDLEFDDNQYEFGQIGGHNVVLAVLPSGGYGVAQAALAANMMKRAFPAIQFALLVGIGGGVPSRTNDIRLGDVVVSTPVAGYPGVLQYDLGKRGLDEDITTTGVLRKPAWKALAAINVMRARYMMIDNDLSGAVNEALEKYPKMWDDFSHPGTVNDVLYRADYDHVSGDDCSNCSNSMVISRRARKTNEPRIHYGLIGSGNQVIRNGKFRERLREKHNILCFEMEAAGALEAFECLVIRGICDYSDSHKNDLWQGYAALTAAAYTKDLLLLIEGPVSPDAMASPSPPEVEVPENICLGVPAHGGSPGVRNYPQNVSVHKPQFNQQQQQPPPITCEPPPSYTQAARSFQPVPASVELPCQQPKKVDFEKKRANRNSSPKPPVSRPPQQPIDPRLRKDYGRRLVEAAKAGNMPLVKIFIERGGDPNTTTDDWEMTALHYAARMGHNGLTRLLLKAGANPNARARFRNDTPLFEAAASGHIKVVQYLLLHGADFTVHCQRGQTALHAAAEKGHFACVELLVQSKANPDSIDEDGHTPLDLAKKEDRLEIVKYLQRI